Below is a window of Poecilia reticulata strain Guanapo linkage group LG8, Guppy_female_1.0+MT, whole genome shotgun sequence DNA.
tggggttCCAAAACTTACCAGCCACTTTTAATTACTGACTTTATCACGCGGTGAGAGTTTTAGGGAGGCATTCTTTTAAGGATACGCTCTGAGTTTCACTAAGAAGTTCTAGTTAAAGTCCACTCATCCGGTGGACTGAGAGCGTGGGGAGCAATGGAGACGGACCTAAAGCCTGCTGTGGATCAACAGCTGCTCTCAGGATAAATGTCGTCTGATTgtaattttgttgttgatttttgtttgtgaaagtgTCGCTAATTAATTTTACACGATTTGCTATAGTAACATGCCAGGGGGCAAGTAACTTCAAACTGGGATCGTTAAAGATGCGTCACAGAGAACTGACAAAAGGAAAGGTTTTAAATTGTCCAGGCTATTCAAGACGCACTGCAGTGGATCTAAAAAAAGTGTGTTCTGCCAGGCAAATGAAATGAGGCGATAAATTATTCATAACCTTTTTGGAAATTTAACACGTTGCATATCCTGTAGTAGTTGGCTGAACTTCTACCCTTCTCCTGATTGATACCTTTGCACAGTGAGATCATTTTCACTAGAACAACTGacatttcagtttcatctgATCTAGAATACAGAAATTATCAGATCAATGCTGTGCTCATTTATGGAACCAGGTTTATGaagcttttagattttttttttctttttcagctgatctgcactaaaagtggaaaaaaaaaagctttgaattGATTTTATCTAAATTTTTATAGTCATTTTAATAGAAAGTTACACCACTGCATTCAGACTGTACTCTGGACTGCGATTGtcagttattttggtaatataATGCACTTAAACTCACAAGCACTTTTCTATTCACAGATGTGTCATTTAATGCAGAATTTAAATCAAACCAACTAGTCGAATCTGGATGATCGTGTCGATTTAAGCATGTTGAGCATGCAGGTTATCCAtgaaaacattgacttttttttattgatgacaGTAAAAGCCACAAGTGAGAGGATTTTTCTACTGAAGTGTGTCACTGTTTTAAGACACTATTGACTCAGGAAGTGaagaactgtgtgtgtgtttttttaatcaagtatttctttttgtaaaaatgctatatttcagtaaaatcaTTGTAATAAATTTGACACTTCAAAAACCAGtgagatttattatttttttttaagttatttacaATATTACATTTCAGGTAAATCatctcatttatttacaaaaaaaaaatcaaatttcaaaatgaaggtgttttgttgttcagaTAATTCATATTAAGTGCGAGTGCAGGAGaatgaagtgtgtgtgtatcactgtgagtgagtgtgtgtgtatcactgtgagtgagtgtgtgtgtatcacTGTGAGTGTGTGAGCCTGGTGAGGACTCGAAGCTGCAGCGGTACGGCCAGGTTCGTGTCTCTGTGCCAGCGTGGCGTCAAGACGTGAGGGGGCGGCGTCAGGACACTCTGAGCCACACCGGGGGCTTTCAGCAGAGACCACAACTCCTCACCACGGGTTACTATGGCAACGAGGTCGTCTTCGTCGGCGCACCAGGCAACCGAGCCGTTTCTGGCTGTGGTTCTTAGCTTGGAGAAGAAAAGAGACACCCTACCGAGAGACAGAAATGATCAATCACGTTACATTATTCTAAAAGGAActctaataaaacacacaaaaaaaaataaaaaagttattcaCCTTGGAATCAAGTCATGTGATCGCGACGCCAGTTTAGCCAGAGCGCTCATCAATGTGGTGATGACTTTAGGGGCGGGGCACACCATCCCAGGAGGCGGGGCAGATGAGGTTATCTCAAATAGCACCGCCTCCAGAGtttcaaaacaggaagtgatgagcGCCACGGAGCAGCTGGAGTCAGACGACATCGACAGGTACTCCCCCAGCACCCACACCTGCCGAccaaaatgaagaagaaaaaaacaaacaaaaaaaaaaacagctcagcgTTTTCTATTGcgttttattagaaataaatagaaataaataaaattagaaattttatttatttctattgagTGACTGACCAGCCGCCCAGCAAGTCATGTCTGTTCGTACGCagataaaaatgctgaaaaaactATTTACTACTAATTTTTTAAGGTATAATTATTGCCACAAACAAATGTTGTTCTTCAGAAAATATTGTAAGTGTGATTTATATTGTAAAGCTGCACATAGTAACTgtgtttaaacacattttacaatttaCTGATATCTACTGATGCTCTTgtagaaattaaattaacatcattattttgaatttctcaAGATCCAAATTATCATcataagatcattttaaaaataaatgaacaataaaataaatgtctaccTCTACACTcgactgttgccaacttagcaactttgtgGTTatatttagtgattttttttttccttaaaaacaaaataaacataattggaattttttaaaaatcaaaaccaaaactgattttttctTCTCTACCACGTGAGTGTAGACTTCCTCCTTGCTGTAAACGTTCGCCGTCGTCCCAGCGAACTCCAGCAGCTCGTGTGACTGGTCCACAACCAGAGAGGGGCGGAGCTTGCACAGCCTCAGCAGGTGGCAGCTGAACACCCTGCAGGAGGGGAACGAGGGCCGGGGTAAGAAAAAGGAGGCGGGGAAACGGAGACGGAACGTCTCCTGCTGTACCTGTGTATCTCTCTGCTGTAGGTGGGGATGGCGAGGAGGAGGCCGCTCCTCTCCAGGATCACCAGGATCAGGTGAGCCAACAGCTTCTCTTCAGCCACCTGAAAACCAACGACGACTGATGTTAGTCTGTCTTTTCCAAACGCTAAACTCGGGATGCGCTCTGTCCCTACCGTAACAACCGTGTTGAAATAAATGTGCAGCAGCACGGGGACGACCTGGGCGCAGCGCACCACTCTGGGCCAGTCGGCCGCCTCGGCCAATAGGTCGTGGAGCGTGCTCAACCGGTCGATGGTGTGACCTAAGCAGAGGAGCAAAATCAGTACGACTCCACcgaaaaagcacaattttattACCGAGCACgggtgtagaaaaaaaacaagtcttgAAAACAACAGCGACGATTATCGAGTTAATCTGATCAACAaactattttcttaaaaaactgagttttctcTTATATCAAAAGGGTCGATCACCTTTTCATAACAGAAAGGGCTAAATTTGTCATAAtatgctgaataaaaaaaaaaaagcatatttaaattttaacatttttgtttcagttgcattaaatactgactgaataaacagaaaattgtgggTTTCTCACATTATTACAGTTAGACATATGAAACACAACAACATGGGAACGTCTCAAGTTgtgaacagaaatataaaagatgaaaagaataaaatatgtgaaacagtACCACTGTGTGAGCATCTCTCTGTTAACGTGATATTGTCTGGTTGCTTTTGaaagaaagttaaaattttgcttcataaagcactttaactcaaaaataaaccttGCTTATTAGCATCGTGTTTTGTTCCCTTTATGCTAAATTTTTCTCTGCTATGCCCTCTTCACATCCGTTATTTTTTATTGAGAAGTCGACGCTGCCCCGTCATGCTGAATGAGCGCCATTAAGCTCATCCGtgtttcaaaacagaaccgcaGTAAGAGCATTTTGAACCCGTTCTCTTTCCCATTCTAGTATGGGCCCGCcatatttatttctgcatcAACTGGCTCCACTTAGGGACGACCAGCGCTGCCCTCTCCTGGATGgtggccaaactacaacactgaaaGAAGGTTTAAGTGAAAGTTAATAgattggaactaattttaacctaataaacaattaatcataAGCTTGTTAATTGTTTGCTCAGATTTCATACCAGTCCGTCACGCGCGTGGTTTATGTAAGTGTGGAGAAGGAATTCCCAACATATTTTGAGTCCATCACTACCTGAGCCCGTCTCCACTcgaagcagaaagagaaaaagtccTCTGAACGCAGGGTTTCGAAACGCGTCGAGCGACAGCAGGCCTCGGCTGCTCGACTCCGAGATGGGCAAAGACACGGACCTGCAGCACGCACACAGAGAAACGAGTGAGATGTGGGTAAATAACCAGCGTTGAACGCGTTTGCGTGTCTACAGACCTGAACTGCAAGACGAGTGTAGCAGAAAGACATGGCAGGTCCAGCAGCGTGTGAAGCATCTCCACCGCAGTTCCTTCAGTAACCAGAGAGGGCAGCAGATCCACAAAGTCATCCACAACAGCTGAGCTATCCCATGCTAGAAACTAGACACAGAGAGAGGTCAGAAAGTCAGCAGGGATCCAAGCAGTGGCACGCCTGGGTTTTGGATCGACACCTTCAGGAAGTTCGGGAGGAATCGTATGAACTCAGGCGTTCGGAGCCGCAGGCTGTCCAGGTTCTGTCGGAGGAAGCGCAGCAGCTCGTGAGCAAGGAAAGGGTCGTTGAAGAGCTCTGCGGGAAAACGGCCAAAGACCAACTTCCACACACACTCGCAGTCCACGGCTGCCATTTCacctgcgcacacacacacacatttcagataaaCACATTCATAGTTGTTGGTGGATTTTCCTCCGTATTTAACATAAACAGCATTGTGGTTTGTATGCAGCTCTCAAATCAAAAGTAGAAAGTTGTCAAAAAGACAGCATGCAGCGTCTGTACGctaaaatataacattattttttaagcaaaaaataataatttaaaatatgttttatgtcaaaaataattttgatcattctaactgatctaaaacaagacacgttttgtctgatttaacttgAAATGGTGAGAGAACaaaatgtgcgtgtgtgtgtgtgtgcgcgcgtgtgttttaatcagattgtatgaaaatatctggcgTCAACCTTAAACATTGttcaaatttaggcttttaatgaaaatgttggattgcattttattacaaaaccgtgcagtttgaatatgaagcattttcaaggacttcagacagaaatcaagcactttccattGATCACACAATataaattcaagcattttcagaGATTTCAAAGAAACTTATATAAGGTAGCAAAATCCCAGCGCAACATTAAATGGAAAATCAAACGTCGTCTCTTCTGTGAGAGTAAAAATAGGACTTTTAAGATAGAAATGGAGCTTGAACAAACATCTAATTGCACATCAGACTATTGTGATTTATAGGAGTTGGTTAGAAGGCTGTAAGACAGGATGACCTGTTGACAGATGCCTAAAAcccagtaaaaaagaaaaataaaatgcgtCTTGCTGAAGTAATAAATACTAACAAAAACCAACTTAAGCTCAGTGAAcgatattattgtttttgtttaggtATTAACCTGCTCTGCCCACTGTTAGGGGTAATGTGCAGTAAATGTCAGTCAGTCAGGCTTCAGTGCTCACCGTGGTTGAGGTAGAACTGCGCTATGGGCAGCAGGACTCTGGCGTATGACAAATCCGAGCTCAGTCGACCGAACAGAGCCTTTATGGATGGGAAGGTGCGGAAGACCATGGAGGGGTCCTCTACGCACACGCAGTCCAGGATGCACACGGCCTCCACCATGCACTAACAGAGAGGAACCAGTAGGTACACAAATGGCAGYGGCGTGATGCGTTCTTGTGAATATTTCTATAAAGGTCGGGCTGACTTCattctgaactatggaaacccaaagGGTccattgttggaaaaaaaaaaaatccagatttcccaaaaattaaatcttcaaaaatcaattaaatagaATTTATCGCCCAGCTCATtgtcttttcatgtttttacacCTTCAAAATCTCACCGCTTTTTGCAGTTCCGTGTCCGACTTCTTCTGGGCCTCTGATGGAAAGAGAGAAATTCACACCAGAGTTTAACCTCACATGCTAAACGRTTCGAACTAAAAGAGGAGGATTTCCTGGTGGAGTTCACTCACTGCGATCGCACTGCTCGATCAGGCGCTGGCAGTACTGGAACGCTTTCTCTCTCAGACGCTCCTTTGGGGGAAGAAGGCGGCTGGAGGAGGACGTAGCCGAAACCATGGAAACCACTGATCCGTCCACTTCCGATCGATCATCTGCAACAAGCACGGTCAGGGATTAAAGAttggaaagaaaagaagtttGATTTGGACTGCTTTGGATCCACTTGGATCGAGacccagaaaacaaacaaatgaagaaaagcagaaagttaaaatactttgcaagcataaaaaaaatacaaatatatatatatgtatgtataatgTTCCTTACCRTAATGAGCAACTTTGTGTACTGTCACatggtgtaaaaaaaagatgtgttgaagtttgtggctaaaatgtgaccaaatctgatcaaatttaagggataaaaacatacttataASCCACACTACGTTCTTTTAcgataaaaacaaccaatcagaggagatgATCTAAATGTCACTAAACTTTGGTCTATTTAGCTACTTGTATGTCATATATACATCacagccaaataaataaattaaaaaaaaaacagctaaaaaaaaaaaaatcaagaacaaGCGTCATAAAAATGCCTGAAGTGCTGGGATTccccaactcaaatttaagacgtTTAAATAgcattatgaattaaatttaagacctgtatcacGACAGgacatataaaagaaaattgacaaaatacaaaaataaaaagaacgtAAAGTTACAAGGGAGAAATTAGTACGACCTGTAGATTATTAATAGATGTTGTCACATTCTTACTTTGGTTGAAGACATTAATTATCACTCCCTTAAATCTTTTTCCCTGCTTCAGGGAAAAAGATTTTTCCTGTACCTTTACCTCCATTCTCCTTTGGATCCGTGCGCTCATCCTTTTCTCCTGCTTCCCAGCTGTATTTCCCTCCAAAGTAAAcactttgttgaaataaaattcaacaaagtaaaactttgGTAAAACTGGTACTAAACGAACCTCGTCCACAATAAATGTGCACCTTCCTATGACAGACggaaaaagctagctagcaagaaCATATTAGCTATTTAGCGGTAACGCCTGAACTGCCATAGACGTATTAATGTCTGTGAACTGCATCGAATCACATCTGCAGGCGACTCAAAATATTGCCTGACGGAAAGTCCCGCGAGgcgaggcaaaaaaaaaaaagtacgtaTAATATGTAAGATTAAATAGTTTTGCCACGACTAAATgtaaaacttatttaaagccaacatacatttttaattaatataagacatgttaaaatttttattttagatacacgaatttaagaatttttaagGATGCGCGGAGTACTTAAACAGGCATTACCACCACAACCTAAATGCTACATCTAATATTTAGCACAAAACTAAAACGTTACATTtctcacaaagaaaaacacttacACATGTAACATATTTGACACCAGGGGTATTAAATGGTTAGTACATCATTCTCTGAAAGAAACTGCAATCACTGCAGTTTGTCCAACATGGAAAGAGGAGGTTAGAGATCAGTAGCCAGTGGCGTGTTTGTTAGGGATTGTTTGTTAGGGTCAGGTGCAGCTGGGATTCATAATCAGCATTTCAAATGTGGTGAGCTGCCTCGAGAAAACGTTTTGGGAGTTTAGTTGAGTTAATGATTCTCAGATGTGAACGCATGCACCGAAGACCCACGAATCCTTGTGTCTTACCATTGGAAAAGGAGTGGGAGAGGGAGAGGCTGAGCTGTAGCCTGTTTGCTGGAGATgacgaaaacaaaacaacaaaaaaaggcagGTTGTTTCATGTGAGTGATGTGAAGGTTGAGTCACCTCTGTGATTCATGGGTTGAGGAGGCTCTTTTATAAAGAACAAAGTCCCATTTAGTTAGCATATGTCTGTTCTTTGATGTTTTACTGCTCAGCGGTTCAAACTTTAGAGTCCAACATATAtggtgccttgtaaaagtatctCTAGTCTTTGaacttttctccattttgtccCTTTCCAAGCACAAAGTTCAATAGATTGTAATAAGACTTTATGTGATAAGACTAATTGGGAAATGGACTGGCTCAAAACTCGCAAAACTCTGGCAAAACAGCTCTTTATTTTCAGTCTcggcctcttttttttttagtacattATGGACGCAAACATTCACCTATTTGGGCTTTACTATTGAGTCTTTTCTACCAATAACAATCCAACTCATTGTTGATTTTTAGGCATACATCGCTATCTGACATCAccaaaaatgtacaatatttAGAAAACTTTGGACTGGATTATTCTAGTGTAAATACAGATCGTCCAAATCTTTGTTTCTCAAGATAAAAAGGACCTTGGGTTTARTTTTACTGGTGTAGARGCAAAAAGAGccgtaactttttaaaacagatgtgTCTTATTGGTTGGTAGACAAAAACTAAAGTTGTAAAGCAATCTTAAAGCACATATTAACTCTTAATCAATATAGCAAGTCCTTTAGTAGATTAGAAATCTGAATTTAATCRTTTAGCTAATGGGATAAGTCTAAACTCAAATCTTTATTCCATACTTATCCAGAAATCCAATATGATCAAATCCAGTTTCATCCTTTTGTAGACTTTCAAGATTGTGTAGGAACTTTGGTTTAGGGTTAAGGTTACTGATCTGTCATAAAAGTCTAACTTCCATTTAAAATACGCTAAAGTTTGTGGCGGTAAGATGACRAGCTGTGGTCATACCAGCATCCATTGTACTGTTTCCGCTRGAAACAGAGTGGTAGGTGAGGAGCCAGTGGCGCAGCATTGAAAAGGAATAGACGTTCATCCACTGGTCCTCCGTGAACCCCTGGCCCACGCAGAGCACGGTGAAGAAGTCGCCCGACACCGAGCCGTCCAGCTCCGCTGTGGGCAAAGGCTGAGAAACAAAACACGGATTGAAACACGAAGTTTTCAAATTTTYYGCGGGGGACATCTTGGGTCCAGATYGCTCACCTGACGAGACCTGGGTCCTGTGAAGAACCCTCCCGAGGAGGCTCCGCCCCCCTGCACGATGCTCGCGTAGCGCAGCCAGTCGACGAACTTTTTACTCAGGATGGTCACGTGTTCTGGAGGTGAAAAAAGAAGGATGCGGGTCACARGTTAAACGCAGAGTCCCAACGAGGCGCTTTTCGTCCGCTGGTTACCTTCGGTGAGGCTGTCTGGGCTGAGCCTGAGGATGCTGTTGAGCACCGGCNNNNNNNNNNNNNNNNNNNNNNNNNNNNNNNNNNNNNNNNNNNNNNNNNNNNNNNNNNNNNNNNNNNNNNNNNNNNNNNNNNNNNNNNNNNNNNNNNNNNNNNNNNNNNNNNNNNNNNNNNNNNNNNNNNNNNNNNNNNNNNNNNNNNNNNN
It encodes the following:
- the ap5z1 gene encoding AP-5 complex subunit zeta-1, which gives rise to MYSLGSESLIKQAREIQETELQKFYSRLVKLLQLKELGYETLDSLHRLHLILSANKYARTLPSDLQQRLLXLLSSPAEQFQVLSSALLRETPPSSGEELNNPVLNSILRLSPDSLTEEHVTILSKKFVDWLRYASIVQGGGASSGGFFTGPRSRQPLPTAELDGSVSGDFFTVLCVGQGFTEDQWMNVYSFSMLRHWLLTYHSVSSGNSTMDAANRLQLSLSLSHSFSNDDRSEVDGSVVSMVSATSSSSRLLPPKERLREKAFQYCQRLIEQCDRKAQKKSDTELQKACMVEAVCILDCVCVEDPSMVFRTFPSIKALFGRLSSDLSYARVLLPIAQFYLNHGEMAAVDCECVWKLVFGRFPAELFNDPFLAHELLRFLRQNLDSLRLRTPEFIRFLPNFLKFLAWDSSAVVDDFVDLLPSLVTEGTAVEMLHTLLDLPCLSATLVLQFRSVSLPISESSSRGLLSLDAFRNPAFRGLFLFLLRVETGSGHTIDRLSTLHDLLAEAADWPRVVRCAQVVPVLLHIYFNTVVTVAEEKLLAHLILVILERSGLLLAIPTYSREIHRVFSCHLLRLCKLRPSLVVDQSHELLEFAGTTANVYSKEEVYTHVVWVLGEYLSMSSDSSCSVALITSCFETLEAVLFEITSSAPPPGMVCPAPKVITTLMSALAKLASRSHDLIPRVSLFFSKLRTTARNGSVAWCADEDDLVAIVTRGEELWSLLKAPGVAQSVLTPPPHVLTPRWHRDTNLAVPLQLRVLTRLTHSQ